A single genomic interval of Agarivorans aestuarii harbors:
- a CDS encoding bifunctional aspartate transaminase/aspartate 4-decarboxylase: protein MLNIDFSQFADLSPFELKDKLIDLANTVPDRALLDAGRGNPNFLATLPRKAFLRLGDFSVEEAERNYAYLDGGFGGIPNGEGIVERFDTFAKQYGDKEGVQFIQKALSYAKDRLGIEKHDFLNELVLAFLGCNYPVPSRMLRNIEKVVKQYIGEEMYGAMPMTTNFDLFATEGGTASMTYTFATMFNNGLLKKGDKVALITPIFTPYLEIPELAEYELEIVELRLDETTWQLPESEINKLADTDIKLLCVVNPANPASVKMSDETLTLLSNFVNSQRKDLFIITDDVYGTFADDFVSLFATLPYNTLCVYSFSKYFGATGWRLGTIGIHESNVFDDAMRALPEQHQLALDDRYKTLTPTPRDIKFIDRIVADSRAVALNHTAGLALPQQVQMALFSLTCLMDMEDNYKAACKRIIRERYQTLYGAMGVAVEEDKDRVDYYTLLELDTIGGKLYGDEFVRWFKESGKGQYFLFRLAQSTGVILLPGKGFDTVHASVRVSLANLTHHEYELIGRETRKVLDEHYAEFKAQ from the coding sequence ATGTTAAACATCGATTTCTCTCAATTTGCAGACTTAAGCCCATTTGAATTAAAAGACAAATTGATCGATCTTGCTAACACCGTTCCAGATCGTGCATTGCTAGATGCAGGCCGTGGTAACCCAAACTTTTTAGCAACTCTTCCACGTAAAGCATTTTTGCGTTTAGGTGACTTCTCTGTAGAAGAAGCAGAGCGTAACTACGCTTACCTAGATGGGGGTTTTGGTGGCATTCCAAATGGAGAAGGCATTGTTGAGCGTTTTGATACCTTTGCAAAACAATATGGTGATAAAGAGGGCGTTCAGTTTATTCAAAAAGCACTAAGCTACGCTAAAGATCGCTTAGGCATTGAAAAACACGATTTTCTTAACGAGCTAGTATTGGCGTTCTTGGGTTGTAACTACCCAGTACCTTCTCGCATGCTAAGAAACATTGAAAAAGTAGTTAAGCAATACATTGGCGAAGAAATGTACGGCGCGATGCCAATGACCACCAACTTTGATTTGTTTGCCACAGAAGGTGGTACTGCATCAATGACTTACACCTTCGCCACAATGTTTAATAATGGTTTATTGAAAAAAGGTGACAAAGTTGCGCTTATCACACCTATTTTCACCCCTTACTTAGAGATTCCAGAGCTTGCTGAATACGAACTTGAAATTGTTGAGCTACGCCTAGATGAAACTACCTGGCAGCTTCCTGAGTCTGAGATTAACAAGTTAGCCGATACCGACATTAAATTGCTTTGTGTAGTTAACCCAGCTAACCCTGCATCAGTTAAAATGTCTGATGAAACGCTAACCTTGCTATCTAACTTTGTTAATAGCCAACGTAAAGATCTGTTTATTATTACAGATGACGTATACGGCACATTTGCTGATGACTTTGTATCGTTATTCGCAACACTGCCTTACAACACCTTGTGTGTATACTCATTCTCTAAATACTTTGGTGCAACTGGCTGGCGCTTAGGCACTATCGGTATTCACGAATCAAATGTATTTGACGATGCGATGCGCGCACTACCAGAGCAGCACCAACTCGCTCTAGATGATCGTTACAAAACGCTAACGCCCACTCCACGTGATATTAAATTTATTGACCGTATCGTAGCTGACAGCCGTGCAGTAGCTCTTAACCACACTGCAGGTTTAGCCTTGCCTCAACAAGTACAGATGGCGCTATTTTCATTAACTTGTTTAATGGATATGGAAGACAACTACAAAGCGGCTTGTAAGCGCATTATCCGCGAGCGTTACCAAACTTTATACGGCGCAATGGGTGTAGCTGTTGAAGAAGATAAAGACCGTGTTGATTACTACACATTGCTAGAGCTAGACACTATTGGTGGCAAGCTTTATGGCGACGAATTTGTTCGCTGGTTTAAAGAAAGTGGTAAAGGCCAATACTTCCTCTTCCGTTTAGCCCAGTCTACCGGAGTAATTTTACTTCCAGGTAAAGGCTTCGACACTGTGCACGCTTCTGTACGTGTTTCATTGGCTAACCTAACTCATCATGAGTACGAGTTAATTGGTCGTGAAACTCGCAAAGTACTAGACGAGCATTACGCTGAATTTAAAGCGCAATAA